A window of Halogeometricum sp. S1BR25-6 genomic DNA:
CTCGGAGCGATGGCCGAACGCGCCGCGGACGCCGCGCCGTTCGCCGTCGATATCTGACCGGTCCGGTGCGAACCGGAGTGCGAATCCCGTCACGACGGCCGTCGGCGTGACGTACACCACCGAGGTTCACCCTCGCACGTCCGTTAGCGCGAAAGAAAACCGTTAAAAGTCGCGGAAGGGTGATTTGGGGTATGGCTGGAACTATCGAAGTGCTCGTTCCCGGCGGGGAGGCCAACCCCGGTCCGCCGCTCGGACCGGAACTCGGCCCGACGCCGGTGAACGTGCAGGACGTCGTGCAGGAGATAAACGACCAGACCGACGCGTTCGACGGCATGGAAGTGCCCGTCACGGTCGAGTACGACGACGACGGGTCGTTCTCCATCTCGGTCGGCGTCCCGCCGACGGCCGAACTCATCAAGGACGAGGCCGGATTCGAGACCGGTTCCGGCGAACCCCAGAAGAACTTCGTCGCGGACCTGAGCTTCGACCAGGTGAAGAAAATCGCCGAGCAGAAGTCCTCGGACCTCCTCTCGTACGACACGAAGAACGCCGCCAAAGAGGTCGTCGGGACCTGCACCTCCCTCGGCGTCACCATCGAGGGGAACAACCCCCGCGAGTTCAAAAAGCGCATCGACGACGGCGAGTACGACGACCAACTCGCCGCGTAAACCGCTCGTCGACCGCTCCGGGGACGACTCCCTTCTTCGAATTCGTTTCGACCCCCCGTCGGAGCGAAGCGTCCGGCCGTCGAGACTACGGACCGGAATGTGCCTCCGTCACACGGAAACGCCGCGTAGCGGGCGAATACCGGATTTCTGCGGAAGCGGCTTCGACGGACTTAAGGGCGCCATCCCCATTCCTTCCGACGAGGCAGGCAGACGCCTGTTTCACTGACCCGTAGGAGCAATCCTGCGTACTACGGAGGTGAATAATGGCAGATACGATAGTTGAAGCAGTCTCTCGCGCACTTGACGAGGCGCCGCAGCGGAACTTCCGCGAAACGGTCGACCTCGCTATCAACCTGCGCGACCTTGACCTAAACGACCCGTCGAAGCGTGTCGACGAGAGCATCGTGCTCCCGGCCGGCACCGGACAGGAGACGCAGATTGTCGTCTTCGCGACCGGCGAAACCGCACTCCAAGCAGAGGACGTTGCCGACCAAGTGATGGACGGTAACGACCTCGAAGACCTCGGAGACGATTCGGACGCCGCGAAGGACCTCGCCGACGAAACGGACTTCTTCGTCGCCGAGGCCGACATGATGCAAGATATCGGCCGCTACCTCGGGACCGTCCTCGGTCCTCGCGGTAAGATGCCGACGCCGCTCCAACCCGACGACGACGTGGTCGAAGTGGTGAATCGCATGAAGAACACGGTCCAACTCCGCAGTCGTGACCGCCGGACGTTCCACACCCGCGTGGGTGCCGAGGACATGTCCGCCGACGAAATCGCGGAGAACATCGACGTCATCGTGCGCCGCCTCGAGGCGACGCTCGAGAAGGGCCCCCTCAACATCGACGGGGTCTTCGTGAAGACGACGATGGGGCCATCGGTAGAGGTCGAAGCATGAGCGAGAGCGAGAGCGTCCGCAAGACCGAAACCATCCCCGAGTGGAAGCGCATCGAGGTCGGTGAGCTCACCGAGTTCCTCGAAGAGTACCAGTCCGTCGGCGTCGTCAGCGTCACCGGCATCCCGAGCCGCCAGCTTCAGAGCATGCGGCGGGAACTGCACGGCAGCGCCGCGCTTCGGATGAGCCGTAACACGCTCCTGACGCGCGCGCTGGAGGACGTGAACGACGGCCTCGAACAGCTGACCGAGTTCGTCTACGGACAGGTCGCCTTGGTCGGGACGAACGACAACCCGTTCGGCCTGTACAAGGAGCTCGAAGCCTCGAAGACTCCCGCACCCATCAACGCGGGCGAGGTCGCTCCGAACGACGTCGTCATCCCCGAAGGTGACACCGGCGTCGACCCCGGTCCGTTCGTCGGCGAACTCCAACAGGTGGGGGCGTCGGCCCGCATCATGGACGGCTCCATCAAGGTCACCGAGGACTCCCACGTGCTCGACGAGGGCGAGGTCGTCTCCGAGGAGCTCGCCAACGTGCTCGCGGAACTCGGTATCGAACCGAAGGAGGTCGGTCTCGACCTCCGCGGCGTCTACTCCGAGGGCGTCCTGTTCGAGCCCGACGAACTCGCCATCGACGTCGACGAATACCGCGCGGACATCCAGTCCGCCGCGGCGGGCGCCCGCAACCTCTCGGTCAACGCGGGCTACCCGACGGCGCAGACCGCGCCCACCATGCTCGCGAAAGCCGCCGGCGAGGCGAAGGCCCTCGGCCTGTTCGCCGCCATCGAGGACCCCGAACTCGTTCCGGACCTCATCGCCAAGGCCGACGCGCAGCTCCGTACGCTTGCGGCGCAGATCGACGACGAGGAGGCCCTCCCCGAGGAGCTCCGCGGCGTCGAGACGCCCGAGCCGGCGGCCGACTCCGCCGACAAGGCGGACGACGACGAATCGACTGACGAAGACACGGAAGCCGACGCCGACGACACCGACGCTGACGACGATGAAGACGACGACAGCGACGGTGCCGACGGCCTCGGCGCGATGTTCGGATAATCAACGAGGAACACAACAATGGAATACGTTTACGCAGCTCTCATCCTGAACGAATCGGGCGAAGAGATCAACGAAGACAACGTCACCGCGGTGCTCGACGCCGCCGGTGTGGACGTCGAGGAATCCCGCGTCAAGGCGCTCGTCGCCGCGCTGGAGGACGTCGACATCGAGGAGGCCGTCGACACGGCCGCCGCCGCTCCCGCGCCCGCCGCGGGCGGTAGCTCGGGTGGCGAGGTCGAGACGTCCGACGACGACGAGGACGAGGACGAGGGTGGCGACGAGGACGCCGCCGCCGACGAGGACGACGAGGAAGAAGAGGACGAGTCCTCCGGCGAGGGCCTCGGCGAACTCTTCGGCTAACGCCGGAGTTCCCACGTCCGTCCGGACGTCGCGCCTCGAATCGTCAGTACATCCCGCATTTTTCTGGAACCCGACCCGCGAGCGGTCGCTCCGCGCCGACGGCTCGACTCCCGCACCGAGGCGACGAACGTTCAAGTACCATCGAGCGGCCAGCACGCGCAGATGGTCGCACCGCCCCCGTCCGCCGACGCCGCCCTCCTGACCCTCGGGTTCGTCGCGGGCGGAATCTGTCTCGGCACCGCGAGCGGGCTGATTCCCGGCCTCCACGTCAACGCCCTCGCCCTCCTGCTGGCGGCCGCCGCGCCGACGCTTCCCGGACCGCCGGCGGCGGTGGGCGCGGCCGTCCTCGCGGCGGGCGTCGTCCACACCTTCCTCGACGTCGTCCCCGCCCTCGTCCTCGGCGTCCCCGACGCGGCGACGGCGGCCGGGTCGCTGCCGGGCCACCGCCTCGTCCTCGCCGGGCGCGGGAAGGAGGCGCTCCGGCTCTCTGCTCTCGGAAGCGGCGCCGCCGTCGCCGTCGCGGTGCCGCTGTCGCTCCCCCTGTCGACGCTCGTCGCGGCCGGGCGCACGGAGTTGAACGCGGCGCTCCCGTTCCTGCTCGCCGCCGTCGTCTGTCTGCTCGTCGCCGCCGAACCGACGTGGCGCCGGCGACTCGCGGCCGTCGGCTGTTTCGGCCTCGCGGCGGCGCTCGGATTTCTCGCGCTCGACGCGCCGACGGCGGGGGCGCTCGTCCCGGACGCGGCCGCGTCGATGCTGGCGCCGCTGTTCGCCGGCCTGTTCGGGGCGCCGGTGCTCGTGGACGCGCTCTCCGGTCGCGGGGCGATACCGCCGCAGGTCGAGCGGGGAGTCGCCCTCCCTCCCCGGACGACGCTCCGCGCGGCGCTGTCGGGCGTCGGCGGCGGGGCACTCGTGGGGTATCTCCCCGGCGTCTCCGCGGGCGTGGCGACGGTGCTTGCGCTCGGCGGCGTCGGCGGGGAGACGGGAGCGGAGGCGACCCCGCACGGGGGGCGAGAGCGCACCGACCGCGCGTACGTCGTGGCGACCAGCGGCGCCGACACCGCGACGGCCGTCTTCGCGGCGACGGCGCTGACCGTCCTCGGCGACGAGCGCAGCGGCGTCGCCGTCGCCCTCTCAGCCGTCGGCGGCGGCGGGTCGCCGTTCGGGTCCGTCCCGGCGCTCGCCGTCGTCGTCTTCGCGGCGGGCGTCGGAACGGCGCTCGTCCCCCTCGCCGGCGACCGCTATCTCGCCGCGGTCGGTCGGCTCCCCCATCGGCCGCTCTCGCTCGCCGTCCTCGTCCTGCTGTGGGTGCTCTCGGCCGGATTCGCCGGGTGGCCCGGTCTGTGCGCGTTCGCCGTCGCGGCGCTGGTCGGCCTCGCGCCGCCGCGTCTCGGCGTCCGGCGCGTCCACCTGATGGGGGTGTTGCTAGCGCCCGTCGCGGTCGGGTCGCTCGGATAGCTCCGAAAAGACAATCGTTAAAAGTCGCCACCGGGTTGGTATTCGTATGAGCCAATCCGACTCCGAGCAGCGACACGCCAGACAGTGCGTGTCCTGCGGCATCAACATCTCCGGCATGAGCGCCGCGACGTTCAGCTGTCCGGAGTGCGGCACCGAGATTTCGCGCTGTTCGAAGTGCCGAAAGCAGAGCAACCTCTACGAGTGTCCCGACTGCGGCTTCATGGGGCCGTAACGATGGGGAAGGTTGCAGCCAAGATGAAGGTCATGCCGAACAGCCCCGAAATCGACCTCGACGAACTTCAGGAGCGCCTGGAGAATTCGCTCCCCGAGGGCGCGAAGATAAACGGCTTCGAGCGCGACGACGTGGCGTTCGGCCTCGTCGCACTCCTCCCGACGGTTATCGTCCCCGACGACGCCGGCGGCACCGAGGCCGTCGAAGAGGCGTTCACGGGCGTCGAGGGCGTCGAGAGCGTCGCCGTCGAAAACGTCGGCCGCATCTGAGCCGCGGCGCGACACCCGTTCGGTTCGGACTTTTCAGTCGCTCAGTTCCACGGCCAGCAGGCCGGCCAGCGGCGAGACGACGAACCCGGCGCCGAGGGCGACGAAGAGGGGCAGGAGCGTGCTCCCGCCCAGCGCCCACGTGAGGGCGACGCCGACGACGGCGCCGAGGAAGATGGCCGCGGACAGACCTAGACCGAAGCGTTCGCCGAGGTGGCTCGGCACTCCGCCCACCCGCGGCGGGTCGACGGGGTCGGCGTCGTACTGCGTCACCTGCTCGTCCACGGTGCGCCTGCTGTCCCCTGCGGTGACTTCTTGAGCCATGTGCGGAGAGACGCTCGCTGAGAGCCTATCCTTTTAGCTCGTTCCCGGCGGCTGGGAACTCCGCCCCGTCGGACCGGTCAGAACGCGGCGTCGAACGCCGAATCGAGGTCCGCCTTCAGGTCGTCGACGTGTTCGACGCCGACCGAAACGCGGACGAGGCCGTCGGCGAGGCCGGCCGCGACGCGTTCCTCGCGCGGGATGGCCGCGTGCGTCATCGCCGCCGGCTGTTCGATGAGGCTCTCGACGCCGCCGAGGCTCTCCGCCAGCGTGAACACGTCCGTCTCGGAGACGACGCCGGAGGCCTGACTCAGCGAGCCGTCCACCTCGAAGGAGAGCATTCCCCCGAAATCGTCCATCTGCTCGGCGGCGAGTTCGTGCTGCGGGTGCGATTCGAGACCCGGGTAGTACACCCGGTCGACGCGCTCGTGGCCCTCCAACCACGCGGCGAGTTCGCGGGCGTTCTCGCAGTGGCGGTCCATGCGGACCGGGAGCGTCTTCGTCCCGCGGAGGACGAGAAAGCAGTCGAACGGCGACGGCGTCGCGCCGACGGCGTTCTGGTAGAAGCCGAACTCCTCGTCGAGGTCCTCGCTGTCGGTGACGAGGGCGCCGCCGACCACGTCCGAGTGGCCGCCGAGGTACTTCGTCAGCGAGTGGCTCACGACGTCGGCGCCGTGTTCGAGCGGTCGCTGGAGGTACGGCGTGGCGAACGTGTTGTCGACGGCGCAGAGCGCGTCGTGCTCGTGGGCGAGGTCCGCCAAGGCGCCGATGTCGTTGACGCGCATCAGTGGGTTCGTCGGCGTCTCGACCCACAGCAGGGCCGTCTCCTCGCGCATTGCCGCCGCGACGGCGTCGTGGTCGGTGGTGTCGACGAAGTCGAACGAGAGGTCGTACTTCTCGTACACCTGCGTGAAGATGCGGTGGGTGCCGCCGTACACGTCGTCGCCGGTGACGACGTGGTCGCCCGCTTCGAGGAGGTTCAACACGGTGTTGATCGAACCCATCCCCGAGGAGAACGCGCGGCCGTACTCGGCTCCTTCGAGCGATGCGAGGTTGGATTCGAGGTCCGTCCTGGTGGGGTTGCCCGTCCGCGAGTACTCGTAGCCGCGGTGCTCGCCCGGGCCGTCCTGTTCGTACGTCGAGTTGGCGTGGATGGGCGTCATCAGCGCGCCCGTCTCCTCGTCGGGGTCCTGTCCGGCGTGAATCGCGCGCGTCTCGATGCGTCGGTCGTCGCTGTCGTCCATGTCGGACCCCTCTCGGGCGACCGGCGTGACTCTTCCCCTTCGACCCACCCGCACCGCCCGCGCGGACCCCTCGCACGGCCGCGGAACAGGAACGTGCGTTTTATACCTCCGTCACCAGTAGACTGCCTCACGACTATGCCGAGCTCAAACGGTCCGCTTCACGGGACGCGAGGAAAACTCTCGAACGACCCCCGCGACCGGGGAACCTCCCCGCCGCAGCGCGCGATTCAGGAGTACGACGAGGGCCAGAAAGTCCACCTGAAAATCGACCCCAGCGTGCGCAAGGGCCGCTTCCACCCGCGCTTCAACGGCCACACGGGCGAAGTGGTCGGCAAGCAGGGTCGCGCGTTCAAAGTCGAAATCAACGACGGCGGCAAGGACAAGATCCTCGTCGTCCGTCCCGCCCACCTGCGCGCCCAGCAGTAACTCCCTCGCGATGACCATCTTCAAAGAGAAGGTACACGAGGAGTACCAGACCACGAGCGAGGTCAAAGACCTCCTCGAAGACGTCGAGGCCGAACGCGCCGCGGACGAAGAGCGCGAACTCCGGTACGAACTCGCTCGCGCCATCGAACACGTCAACCGCTTCGCCGTCCTCGACGCCGGGGAGTCGCGCGAACTCGTCGAGGAACTCCTCGAACTGGAGAAGGTGGACGAGAAGACCGCGTTCAAAATCGCGGACCTCCTGCCCCAGAGCCGGGACGAACTCCGCGCCGTCTACGCCCAGGAGCGCTACGCTCTGGACGGCGACGAACTCGACGACGTGTTGAACGTCGTCGCGAAGTACGTCTGATTCGACTCCGGGACTCCGGAACTTCGGCCGACCCGATTCGGGCGACGGCCCGAGGGCGGGCGACCCCGTCGGTCGTGCGTCCGCCGAAACGGCCAACTGTTTAAATACGCCCTCGGCGTATCGGATGACATGACGAGCGCTGAGAGCGGAGACGCCGACCCCGATTCGCCGGTCGACGAGACCGAGAGCGGCGCCGACGCCGAGGAGGAGGTACAGTACGCCATCGTCCTCGACCACCTCCCCCACGGACGGCCGGACGACGACCGTCCGCGGTACAAGAAGTCGCCGCTGGCGTACGCCCTCGGGGAGCGGAACTTTCGCCTCTTCGAGCTTCGGCTGACCGGGGACTCCGACACCTCCATCGGGGACAGGGTGGTGTTGTTCCCCGCCGAACGGCGCGAGGCGGTCGAAGAACTCCGCGAGGTGGAGTACGACGACCTCTCGAACACGGCCCACTCGGAGTTGGAGTACGTCGTCGAGGACATCGTCACCGAGAACGAGCGTCGCTTCGTCGACTTCTACAACGACGCCCAACCCATCACGCTCCGCCTCCACCAGTTGAACCTCCTGCCGGGCATCGGCAAGAAACTGCGGAACAACATCCTCGACGAACGGAAGCGCGGCCCGTTCGAGAGCTTCGAGGACGTCGAAGAGCGGGTCTCCGGACTCCACCACGCCCGCGACGTGCTGGTCGAACGCGTGATGGAGGAACTGCGCGACGACGACCTGAAGTACAAGACGTTCGTCGGCCGCGACGACTGAGCCCGGAGCCGGGACGTTTACACCCGCGCAGACGAAACCTCGGCCGATGACCGAGCCGCAGCCGGATACGCCGGAGGCCGCGGCGCGCCCCTCGCGCGACCCGGACCGACTGATCGAACGCGCGGGCCTGCGCGGCGACCCCGACCAGGACCAGCACTTTCTCGTCGACGACCGCGTTCTGGACCGAATCCCCGAGTACCTGCCACCGGACGCCGACACCTCGCACGTGCTCGAAGTGGGCGGCGGGACGGGCGCGCTGACCGACCGCCTGCTGGGCGTCGCAGAGCGCGTCACGGTGGTCGAACGCGATACGCGCCTCGCCGCCTTCCTCCGCGAGGAGTTCGCCGACGAGGTCGAATCGGGCCGGCTGACCGTGCTCGAAGGCGACGCGCTGGACGTCGACCTCCCCGAGTTCACCGCCTGCGTCTCGAATCTCCCCTACGGCATCTCTTCTGCGATAACGTTCAGACTCCTGCCCCGCGGCGTCCCCCTCGTCTTGATGTTCCAGAAGGAGTTCGGCGAGCGGATGGCCGCCGAGTCGGGGACGAGCGAGTACGGCCGCCTGTCGGTGAGCGCCCAGCACTACGGCGACGTCGAGGTGGTCGAAACCGTCCCGAAGGGTGCGTTCTCGCCCGCGCCGGCCGTCGACAGCGTCGTCGTTCGCGTGACCCCGCGCGACCCCGATTACGAGGTCGACGACGAGGCGTTCTTCCTCGACTTCGTGAAGGCGCTGTTCACCCAGCGACGAAAGACCATCCGCAACGGCATCCGCAACACGGCGCACATCTCCGGGCTGTCGAACCCCGAGGCCGTCGTCGAGGCGGCCGACGAGGAGACGCTCCGGAAGCGCGCGGGGAAGATGTCCCCGAGCGAGTTCGCCGCGCTGGCGGCGCTCGCCGACGAACACGGTCGATAGATGACCCCCGCGTCCCTCCTCGTTCCCCTGCAGAACGGCGCCTCCCCGCTGGACGAACTCGCCTCGCTCGTGCCGTCGTTCGCGGGGCGGGTGGCGGTCACCGGCGTCATCATCTTCCTCGTGACGGCGCTTCTGGCGCGCGGGGACCGGGTCCACGACTCCGACCCCGAGCACGTCCCGGCGGCGCTGTGGAGTCTGGCCGTGACGCTGACGACGATGTCCGTGACCGTCGGGGGCGCCGCCGTCATCGTCGGCGTCTGGGGACAGGCGACGCAGGTCGCGGAGGTGTTCGAGGGGTACAGCTTCGGCTACCGCTCGTTCGTCAATCTCGGACTCTCGATTCTCATCCTCGTCGGCGCGTACACGATGACGAGTCTCGTCCGCCGCCTCGTCGACGAGGTGACGGAGGCCCGGCCGGCGGTGAGCCAGCACCAACGCGAGATAGCCTATCGCCTCGCGCAGGTGTTCCTCTACGTCGTCGGCGTCGCCATGGTGCTCGCCCTCTGGAACGTCGACCTCGGGGGCATCCTCGTCGGCGCCGGGTTCCTCGGCATCGTCGTCGGGATGGCCGCCAGACAGACGCTCGGCGCGCTCTTGGCCGGGTTCGTCCTGATGTTCTCCCGTCCGTTCGAAATCGGCGACTGGGTCGAAGTGGGGGACCACGAGGGCATCGTCACCGACATCACCATCGTCAACACGCGCATCCAGACGTTCGACGGCGAGTACGTGATGGTGCCGAACGACGTGGTCTCCTCGGAGAGCCTCGTCAACCGCAGTCGGAAGGGACGGCTCCGCATCGAGGTGGATGTGGGCGCCGACTACGACGCGGACCCGAAGCGGGCGTCGGACGTGGCGCTCGAAGCCGTCGAGCAGTTGGACGAACCGCTGGGCGTCCCCACGCCGCAGGTGGTGCTGAAGCGGTTCGCCGACTCGGCCGTCGTGCTCGGCGTCCGCGTCTGGATCGACCGCCCCAGCGCGCGCCGCAAGTGGCGGACGCAGACGGCGGTCATCTCCGCCATCAAGGAGGCCTTCGAATCGGAGGGTATCAAGATACCCTACCCGCAACGCGAACTCATGGGCCGAGAGGAGGAGAACGGGTTCGTCGTCTCAGGCGGCGAGCGAGCGGCCGCCCCGCGGGACCCGAGTCCGGCACCGGACTCGCCGGCGGCGACGACCGACGGCGGGGACGGCGAGGAGAGCGCAGAGAGCGAAGGGAAGGAAGAGGCGGAGACGCCCGACGGCGAGGGCGGCGATTCCCCGGACGGTGAGGAGTCGTGACGGGACGCGACTTGGCCGAGCGTCGCGGCATGGAGACGAACGTCTATCAACCCGCCGAGGACTCCGCGCTCCTCGCGGAGGCCGTCGTCGACCGCGCGAGGGGTCGGTTTCTCGAAGTCGGCACCGGTTCGGGGTGGGTCGCCGAACGGGCCGCCCGCGAGGCGGACGTGACGGAAGTGGTCGCCAGCGACGTCAACCCCCACGCCTGCGAGAGCGCCCGCGAACGCGGCCGACGGGCGGCGGCCGAGGGACACCTCGGAATCGAGGCGGTGCGCGCGAACCTCGTGGACCCCTTCGCCGACGACGCGTTCGACACGGTGGCGTTCAACCCCCCCTACTTACCCACGGACCCCGACAACGAGTGGGACGACTGGATGGAGCAGGCGCTCTCGGGCGGTGAGACCGGTCGAAAGTTCCTCGACCCGTTCGTCGATAGCGTGGGCCGCGTCCTCGCCGACGGCGGGCGCGTCCTGCTCCTCGTCAGTTCGCTCACCGGGTACGACGAAGTCGTCGCCCGCGTCGAGTCGCGGGGATTCGCCCACGAGACGGTGGTGCAGGAGTCCTACCCGTTCGAGGTGTTGTCGGTGCTCGAACTAAAATAACCATAGGTAATAGAACGCATCAGCAAATATTAAGCGTCGGCATTTCGTAGCCGTGGCTGATGACCGAACTGGTAGCGACCTCGCCCGGGCTCTTTCCCCTCCCGGACTGGGCGAAGTCGGACCTCTCAGACCTCAAAGGGCACCAGAAGGACGACCTCATCTCCGGCGACGAGTCGGACGCCATCGTCGGCGTCTACGAGGAGGCGCGCGAGGAAGTCGTCTCGGACCAACTCGACGCGGGCCTCGACCGAGTGGTCGAAGGGCAACTCCGCTGGGACGACATGCTCGCGCACCCGCTGACCGTCCACGACAACGTCGAGACGGGCGGTATCGTCCGGTACTACGACAACAACAACTTCTATCGGGACCCCCGCGTCGTCGGCGAACTCGACTTCTCCGGCGACGTCGCCGCGGAACTGGAAGCCGCCGCGGACCTCGCGGGCGAGACGCCCCTGCAGGCCGTCCTCCCCGGTCCGTACTCGCTGGCCGAACTCGCCAGCGACGAGCACTACGGCGACGACGCCGAGTTCCTCTCGGCCGTCGGCGACTTCCTCGCCGGCGAGGTGGAGGCGTTCCCCGAACACGAGACGCTGTTCCTCCTCGACCCCTCCTTGGTGACGGACGCGCCCGGCGACGACGACATCGCCGAACTCGTCCCCGAGGCCATCGACGCCGTCGCGGGCGCGACGGACGCCGACGTGGTCGTCCACACCTACTGGGGCGCCATCGACGAGAAGACGTACGCGCACCTGATGGACGCCGACGTCGAGGCCATCGGCTTCGACTTCGTCGCCGGCGGCCGCGAGGAGACGCTGTACAACCTCAACGAGTACGGCGCGAAGGACGACGTGGCCCTCGGCCTCGCCGACGGTCAGAACACGCTGGTCGAAGACCCCGAGACCGTCCGCGAACGCGTCGACTGGGTGAACGGCCAGATTCAGGCCTCCGAGTTCGACACCGCCTACGTGACGACTAACACCGAACCGTTCTACCTGCCCGTGAACAAACACAAGGAGAAACTCGAAGCGTTGGCTGCGGCCGCCGACCTCGAATCGGAGGTGGAGGCGTAATGTCCCGGAACGCCGAGAACCGCGAGCAGTTCCGCCCGAACGGACTGGAGACCGACCACTTCCTGCTCACCACCGTCGTCGGAAGCTACCCCAAGCCGAAGTGGCTCAACCGCTCGAAGGAACTCGCGGCGGACGAGGATTCGAAGTTCGACGCCGATGACCTCGAAGAGGCGTACGACGACGCCTCGCGCGTCATCACGCACGAACACGAGAACGCCGGCCTCGACACCGTCGTCGACGGCGAGATGCGCCGCGAGGAGATGGTCGAGTACTTCGCCCACCGCATCCCCGGCTACGAGTTCAACGGCCCCGTGAAGGTGTGGGGGCACAACTACTTCGACAAGCCCTCCGTCGCGAGCGAGGTCGAGTACGACGAACCCTGGTTAGTGGACGAGTTCGAGTTCACCTCGGACGTCGCCGAAAAGCCCGTCAAAGTTCCCATCACGGGACCGTACACGCTCGCCCGTTGGTCGTTCAACGAGGCCTACGACACGGAGGCGGACCTCGCGTACGACCTCGCGGACCTCGTCAATCAGGAGGTCGAGAAGTTGGTCGAGGCGGGCGCGAAGTACGTCCAGATAGACGAACCCGCCCTCGCCACGACGCCGGACGACCACGCCATCGTCGGGGAGTGTCTCGAACGCATCGTCGACGGCATCCCCGAGGACGTCCGCATCGGTCTGCACGTCTGCTACGGGGACTACTCGCGCATCTACCCCGAGATAAACGAGTTCCCCATCGACGAGTTCGACGTGGAACTCTGCAACGGCGGCTACGAGCAGATAGACGTGTTCACCGACCCCGAGTTCGAACCGGACCTCGCCCTCGGCGTCGTCGACGTCCACACCGCCGAAGTCGAGTCCGTCGAGGAGATAAAGGAGAACATCCTCGAAGGACTCAAAGTCGTCCCGCCGGAGCGACTCACCGTCTCGCCGGACTGCGGCGTGAAACTCCTCCCCCGCGAAGTCGCATATCGGAAGATGGAGAACATGGTGAAAGCCGCCCGCGAAGTCGAGGCCGAACTCGACGCCGGCGAGATAGACGTCACCGCGCCGACGCCACGCGCGGACTGAACGCTTTCTCTCGCCCGCACCTTTTTCGGCGATTGCGCACCACCACTTTTCATGAGCCACTCGGTCGCCGACCGACTCGACGGCATCGTCCACGCCGACACGCAGGTCGCAGAGCGCGGCGTCGACCTCACGGTCGCGGAGATCTCGGTCGTGGAGGAACCCGGCCGTATCGACTTCGGCGGCGGCGAACTGACCGCCGCCGAGTCGTCTCCGGTCGAGACGGAGAAGCGCGACCTCGACGACGACTACGGCTGGTGGAATCTGGAGGCGGGGACGTACCTCCTCTCGTACAACGAGACGCTGACCGGCGGGGACTCGCTGGTCCTCCAACCGCGGACCGAACTGCGCGAACGCGGCGGTTCGCACCCGACGCTGTTCACCGACTCGCTGGGGACGGTTCCGCTGTCGGTGCCGACCGGCGGCCTCAGGCTGAAGGAGAACGCGCGCGTCTCGACGCTGCTCGAACCGCCGTAGCCGCCGCATCCGCACCGCGTTCCGGGGAGCGTCACGGCCACCCGACGAACACTCGCAAGAGGAGGGCGCCGCCGCCCAGCCACGTCATGAGGGCGACGGCGGCGACCACCCACCTCGCCCGGCCGGCGTCGACGTCCTCGTCGGCGCGCGCGCGACACTCGCGCACCACCTCGTTCGGCGTCAA
This region includes:
- a CDS encoding HemK2/MTQ2 family protein methyltransferase, with amino-acid sequence MTGRDLAERRGMETNVYQPAEDSALLAEAVVDRARGRFLEVGTGSGWVAERAAREADVTEVVASDVNPHACESARERGRRAAAEGHLGIEAVRANLVDPFADDAFDTVAFNPPYLPTDPDNEWDDWMEQALSGGETGRKFLDPFVDSVGRVLADGGRVLLLVSSLTGYDEVVARVESRGFAHETVVQESYPFEVLSVLELK
- a CDS encoding DUF655 domain-containing protein, which translates into the protein MTSAESGDADPDSPVDETESGADAEEEVQYAIVLDHLPHGRPDDDRPRYKKSPLAYALGERNFRLFELRLTGDSDTSIGDRVVLFPAERREAVEELREVEYDDLSNTAHSELEYVVEDIVTENERRFVDFYNDAQPITLRLHQLNLLPGIGKKLRNNILDERKRGPFESFEDVEERVSGLHHARDVLVERVMEELRDDDLKYKTFVGRDD
- a CDS encoding mechanosensitive ion channel family protein; the encoded protein is MTPASLLVPLQNGASPLDELASLVPSFAGRVAVTGVIIFLVTALLARGDRVHDSDPEHVPAALWSLAVTLTTMSVTVGGAAVIVGVWGQATQVAEVFEGYSFGYRSFVNLGLSILILVGAYTMTSLVRRLVDEVTEARPAVSQHQREIAYRLAQVFLYVVGVAMVLALWNVDLGGILVGAGFLGIVVGMAARQTLGALLAGFVLMFSRPFEIGDWVEVGDHEGIVTDITIVNTRIQTFDGEYVMVPNDVVSSESLVNRSRKGRLRIEVDVGADYDADPKRASDVALEAVEQLDEPLGVPTPQVVLKRFADSAVVLGVRVWIDRPSARRKWRTQTAVISAIKEAFESEGIKIPYPQRELMGREEENGFVVSGGERAAAPRDPSPAPDSPAATTDGGDGEESAESEGKEEAETPDGEGGDSPDGEES
- a CDS encoding 5-methyltetrahydropteroyltriglutamate--homocysteine methyltransferase; its protein translation is MTELVATSPGLFPLPDWAKSDLSDLKGHQKDDLISGDESDAIVGVYEEAREEVVSDQLDAGLDRVVEGQLRWDDMLAHPLTVHDNVETGGIVRYYDNNNFYRDPRVVGELDFSGDVAAELEAAADLAGETPLQAVLPGPYSLAELASDEHYGDDAEFLSAVGDFLAGEVEAFPEHETLFLLDPSLVTDAPGDDDIAELVPEAIDAVAGATDADVVVHTYWGAIDEKTYAHLMDADVEAIGFDFVAGGREETLYNLNEYGAKDDVALGLADGQNTLVEDPETVRERVDWVNGQIQASEFDTAYVTTNTEPFYLPVNKHKEKLEALAAAADLESEVEA
- a CDS encoding 16S ribosomal RNA methyltransferase A; protein product: MTEPQPDTPEAAARPSRDPDRLIERAGLRGDPDQDQHFLVDDRVLDRIPEYLPPDADTSHVLEVGGGTGALTDRLLGVAERVTVVERDTRLAAFLREEFADEVESGRLTVLEGDALDVDLPEFTACVSNLPYGISSAITFRLLPRGVPLVLMFQKEFGERMAAESGTSEYGRLSVSAQHYGDVEVVETVPKGAFSPAPAVDSVVVRVTPRDPDYEVDDEAFFLDFVKALFTQRRKTIRNGIRNTAHISGLSNPEAVVEAADEETLRKRAGKMSPSEFAALAALADEHGR
- a CDS encoding methionine synthase, coding for MSRNAENREQFRPNGLETDHFLLTTVVGSYPKPKWLNRSKELAADEDSKFDADDLEEAYDDASRVITHEHENAGLDTVVDGEMRREEMVEYFAHRIPGYEFNGPVKVWGHNYFDKPSVASEVEYDEPWLVDEFEFTSDVAEKPVKVPITGPYTLARWSFNEAYDTEADLAYDLADLVNQEVEKLVEAGAKYVQIDEPALATTPDDHAIVGECLERIVDGIPEDVRIGLHVCYGDYSRIYPEINEFPIDEFDVELCNGGYEQIDVFTDPEFEPDLALGVVDVHTAEVESVEEIKENILEGLKVVPPERLTVSPDCGVKLLPREVAYRKMENMVKAAREVEAELDAGEIDVTAPTPRAD
- a CDS encoding RNA polymerase Rpb4 family protein, giving the protein MTIFKEKVHEEYQTTSEVKDLLEDVEAERAADEERELRYELARAIEHVNRFAVLDAGESRELVEELLELEKVDEKTAFKIADLLPQSRDELRAVYAQERYALDGDELDDVLNVVAKYV